In the genome of Fulvivirga maritima, one region contains:
- the carB gene encoding carbamoyl-phosphate synthase large subunit, with the protein MPRDRSIRSVLIIGSGPIVIGQACEFDYSGSQASRSLREEGIEVILINSNPATIMTDKVTADHIYLKPLTKKSIKEILEKHNVDAVLPTMGGQTALNLAIECQKAGLWDHYGVKIIGVDIDAIETTEDREKFRLKMNELGVNVCKGETATSFLQGKEIAQEIGFPLVIRPSYTLGGSGGGFVNSPDEFEKALTHGLHTSPIHEVLIEQSILGWKEYELELLRDNKGNIIIICSIENFDPMGVHTGDSITVAPAMTLPDTVYQEMRNLAIKMMNGIGMFAGGCNVQFAVNPDDDSIIGIEINPRVSRSSALASKATGYPIAKIAAKLAIGYNLDELSNAITGTTSAYFEPALDYVIVKIPRWNFDKFQGSDRHLGLSMKSVGEVMGIGRNFQEALQKACQSLEIKRNGLGADGKELTDQKAILESLEHPSWNRLFHIYDAFKLGVSFKTIEKLTKIDKWFLNQIEELILLEDEIEKHTIDTLPFDLLKEAKEKGYADRQLGHLMRCLESEVFNKRKELGLNRVYKLVDTCAAEFEAQTPYYYSTFDQENESKVSDKKKVIVLGSGPNRIGQGIEFDYSCVHGILAAKECGYETIMINCNPETVSTDFDVADKLYFEPVFWEHIYEIILQENPVGVIVQLGGQTALKLAEKLEKYGIKILGTNFESLDLAEDRGSFSNILKENDIPYPEFGVAEDAETAIELSKDIGFPLLVRPSYVLGGQSMKIVINETELESHIVDILRNIPGNKVLLDHFLDGAIEAEADAICDGEDVYIIGIMQHIEPAGIHSGDSYAVLPPYNLGDLVIAQIEAFTKKIALALNTVGLINIQFAIKDDKVYIIEANPRASRTVPFICKAYDEPYVNYAVKVMLGEKKVKDFTFSPMKKGYAIKEPVFSFEKFPNVNKELGPEMKSTGEAIYFIEDLMDDFFLKIYSERNLYLSK; encoded by the coding sequence ATGCCAAGAGATAGGAGCATCAGGTCGGTTTTAATCATTGGAAGCGGACCTATTGTTATTGGACAAGCATGTGAATTCGATTATTCGGGATCACAAGCCTCTCGTTCACTAAGAGAAGAAGGTATAGAAGTCATTCTGATCAATTCCAACCCGGCAACGATTATGACTGACAAGGTCACTGCAGACCACATTTACCTCAAGCCACTCACTAAAAAATCCATTAAAGAAATCCTTGAAAAGCATAATGTTGACGCTGTACTACCCACCATGGGAGGTCAAACAGCGCTTAACCTGGCCATTGAATGCCAGAAAGCTGGACTTTGGGATCATTATGGAGTAAAAATAATCGGGGTAGACATCGATGCGATCGAAACTACAGAAGATCGTGAGAAGTTCCGATTAAAGATGAATGAACTGGGGGTTAATGTATGTAAAGGTGAAACAGCCACTTCTTTCTTACAAGGAAAGGAAATCGCACAAGAGATCGGCTTTCCTTTAGTAATAAGGCCTTCATATACCTTAGGAGGTTCTGGAGGAGGTTTTGTAAACTCACCCGACGAGTTTGAAAAAGCACTTACTCACGGGCTACATACCTCACCTATTCATGAAGTACTTATTGAGCAAAGTATCCTTGGATGGAAAGAATACGAGCTAGAGCTACTGAGAGATAATAAAGGTAATATTATCATCATCTGTTCTATCGAGAACTTTGACCCTATGGGGGTTCATACAGGAGACTCTATTACGGTAGCACCTGCCATGACCTTGCCTGACACCGTTTATCAGGAAATGCGTAACCTCGCTATTAAAATGATGAACGGAATAGGAATGTTCGCAGGAGGCTGTAACGTTCAGTTTGCTGTTAACCCTGATGATGATTCTATAATAGGAATTGAAATCAACCCAAGGGTATCAAGATCATCAGCACTGGCATCTAAAGCTACTGGTTATCCTATTGCTAAAATAGCGGCTAAACTGGCTATTGGCTATAACCTGGATGAACTAAGCAATGCCATTACAGGCACTACTTCTGCTTACTTTGAGCCAGCATTAGATTATGTAATTGTAAAAATACCTAGATGGAACTTTGATAAGTTCCAGGGTTCTGACAGACACTTAGGTCTCTCTATGAAATCTGTAGGAGAGGTTATGGGTATTGGAAGAAACTTCCAGGAAGCCCTTCAGAAAGCCTGTCAGTCATTAGAAATAAAAAGAAATGGTCTGGGAGCGGATGGCAAAGAGCTTACAGATCAAAAAGCAATATTAGAAAGTCTGGAGCACCCTAGCTGGAACAGACTATTCCATATCTATGACGCCTTTAAATTGGGGGTTTCTTTCAAAACCATTGAAAAACTCACCAAAATAGACAAATGGTTCCTCAACCAGATTGAAGAACTTATTCTGCTAGAAGACGAAATAGAGAAACATACCATAGATACACTTCCTTTTGACCTGCTTAAAGAAGCTAAAGAAAAAGGATACGCTGACAGACAACTTGGTCATTTGATGAGATGCCTGGAAAGTGAAGTATTTAACAAGCGTAAAGAGCTTGGCCTTAACAGAGTTTACAAACTTGTAGACACCTGTGCTGCCGAGTTTGAAGCTCAAACACCATATTATTACTCTACTTTCGATCAGGAAAACGAATCTAAGGTTTCTGATAAAAAGAAAGTAATTGTACTAGGTTCAGGACCAAACAGAATTGGTCAGGGTATAGAGTTTGACTATTCATGTGTACACGGAATCCTGGCTGCTAAAGAATGTGGCTATGAAACCATCATGATCAACTGTAACCCTGAAACAGTATCTACTGATTTCGATGTGGCCGATAAGCTATATTTCGAGCCTGTATTCTGGGAGCATATCTATGAAATCATTCTTCAGGAAAATCCTGTAGGAGTAATAGTACAGCTCGGCGGACAAACCGCTCTGAAACTGGCTGAAAAGCTTGAGAAATATGGAATTAAAATACTAGGTACTAACTTCGAGTCTCTGGATTTAGCTGAAGACAGAGGTAGTTTCTCTAATATTTTGAAAGAGAATGACATTCCTTACCCAGAATTTGGAGTAGCGGAAGATGCAGAAACAGCCATTGAGTTATCAAAAGATATCGGATTCCCGCTATTGGTAAGACCATCTTATGTATTAGGAGGTCAAAGCATGAAAATTGTGATCAATGAAACAGAGCTGGAATCACACATAGTAGACATATTAAGAAACATCCCTGGTAACAAAGTATTACTAGACCACTTCCTGGATGGCGCTATAGAAGCTGAAGCTGATGCCATTTGTGATGGTGAAGATGTTTATATAATAGGTATTATGCAGCACATAGAGCCTGCTGGTATTCACTCCGGAGACTCATACGCTGTATTACCACCGTATAACTTGGGTGATTTGGTAATAGCTCAAATAGAAGCTTTTACTAAAAAAATAGCCCTGGCACTTAATACAGTAGGTCTTATAAACATACAGTTCGCTATAAAAGATGATAAAGTGTACATTATAGAAGCTAACCCTAGAGCTTCTCGTACGGTACCATTCATTTGTAAAGCGTATGACGAACCTTATGTGAATTATGCCGTTAAAGTAATGTTAGGGGAGAAAAAAGTAAAAGACTTTACTTTCAGCCCTATGAAAAAAGGATATGCTATAAAAGAGCCGGTGTTCTCATTTGAGAAGTTCCCTAACGTAAATAAAGAGTTAGGACCTGAAATGAAATCTACCGGAGAGGCTATCTACTTTATTGAAGATCTTATGGATGATTTCTTCCTAAAGATCTATTCAGAAAGAAACCTATATTTAAGTAAATAG
- a CDS encoding DUF4834 family protein produces MGFLKTVIIACLIIYLINKVFGMIIKFLAGGSTANQRSGNGNRSYNHTQSANYRQNGDVNIDYVPKNNSHKDVNDFKGGEYVDYEEVKE; encoded by the coding sequence ATGGGATTTTTAAAAACTGTAATAATTGCTTGTCTTATCATCTACCTTATCAATAAGGTATTTGGTATGATCATAAAGTTTTTAGCTGGTGGGTCTACTGCCAACCAGCGCAGTGGAAATGGAAACAGAAGCTATAACCACACACAATCAGCCAATTACAGGCAAAACGGTGATGTTAATATTGATTATGTTCCAAAAAATAATTCCCATAAAGACGTAAATGACTTCAAAGGAGGAGAATACGTAGATTACGAAGAGGTAAAAGAATAA